The DNA sequence CTTCCGGCCCGAgcaggtggtggaggaggtggtgtcGCCGCCGCCCTACCCCATGCAAACCCTGCTGTGTGCTTCAGGGGCGCTCAAGACACTGTGCTGAGAGAGACAGGTTCTGAGTCCCTTTACTGCGACCGAGCCGCCTGCTGTTCAGGACTTGACACTGTACAATAGAGAGAGAGCTGGGAAAGGCGGCCACGCCAGACTGACCCGCCCCAGCTCCATCGCCGGCCCTGGCTCCGTCTGTAAATGTCACGCCGCGGGACGAACCTCACTGCACTAACCTGGAAGAGCCAAACCTGTGGAGACCGATTCTCTCTACCTCACCGCGTTCTTCACCACTCAACCGTGGGAGCAACGGGTGAATCTCGGCCGACCCCACCGATGACTTCGGCTGAGCTGGCAGCACGAAGGTGCCTCGTTCCACTCCGTTTTACCAAGACGAGGaatggaaaaatggaaaagcCTTACCAAACGGAAAGACCTCGCCGCATCACCTGCCGTCCTCTTGTCTTAACGCTGTGCTTTAGTCTCCAGTCTTTACCGTAATGAGCGGTGTCTTGCCAAGGACCGGTCCAGTGAAAGCTGTAAATATCACCTCTTCTCTTCCAAGAAGCCTCTTCGATGTTGGTACGCGATGGACTTCCAGTGGCGACGCGGGGCTCGTCTCTTCGTCTAAGTTGCATGCCACGCCGCGCCGGCTGCTTTTGAAATGCCGTCTTTGTACCTTTGTTGAGATTGTGAGTGAGCCGGCCGCGGCTCCTTTTGTACGGTTTTTTTTCATGGACGGTCTTGTTTGATTGTCAAGAGATTTTTATTGCTGTATAAAGAAGGTGACATATTTATACCTTGCGTCTGTCTGTTTCCCTCGCACATCCCACCTCACTTTTCATGCAAACACTCCCACCACAAACAACAGCGGTGCGGCCAGTGTCGCAACCCCAACACTGCAGACGCTAAGCTGCTCAGCTCCTGCGGCCCCCCATCATAAACCTCTTTGGTGACACTGGCCCGAGCAGACAAAGACGGGGATCAAACAGGGCCCCACCATTACACTGGCTAAGCTGATAAAAGCCCAGGAGCAGTAGATGCAGCCGAGCCTTTGGTTATCAAAGACGGCGGCGGCACAACGCACGTTGTGATCTGGTAATCAAGTGATCGACAAGCACCAGCAAGGCAGAGGCGTCGGACGCGGATGTCTTCCTGCAGTCTGCTGCTGTGCAAGGCTCCCTCCGACTGCTCTCACGGCAGTGGACGCACCATCAGGCTGGTGACTCCAGCAAAGCACAAACCTTCTTGTACTTCTACTTGGAAGTGTGGAGAACTTTGTAGCACAAATCACCGCTGGTCTGAGAGAGGCTGGACAGCAAGAATGAAAGTTGGAGGTGCcagggagaaggagaagagggacATGACAAGGAGGCGGATGATGGacatgaaggtgaggaggaggaggaggaggctgagcaAACGTCTGGAAACAGTCGACCCCAACTTTGTTCACAAAGGCATTGCTATTCAACCTGACCAGGGAGCCAGTCGAGGTCCACCACAGCCAATGAAAGCCTGCGTCCGAGGACACTTTCAGTCTCTCACCACTGCAGACACAATGAGAGCCAGGTGGATCTCAGTGGTCGTCGAATGCAGGGCCAGAAAACAGCGCCACCTCAGGGACGAGAGCAAACCCTGGTGAGCAGCTGGGGGCCAGCTTGCTGCGCTTTGTTTGTTGATGAATGAGTCAGAGCTGAGGGCTCATGGTTCAGCCGGGCATCACTCCTGACAATCTGTTCAGGCTTAGACCCCGACCCCACTAATcctgttttcacacacacacagcgcagGGCGTCTCCGGCCACAGGCTTTGTGTCTGGGAAATAGAGAGCATGAACCCGGGGGAGCAGCGCTGGCACCCCGGTCCTGAGGAGCCAACGGAGAGGCCAGTCACACTCCACCTGAGGGACAAACTCGTGCAGCAGGAGGCTTCAGGGACTTGTTCCGTCAGGTGGCTCACTGAGTGGCAAGACACCGGCTTAGCAGGGACTTTGATGGTCTCAGtgaaacaacagcagtgataaGTCTtagcagagagacagacacacacacacacacacctgaaggcatgaaccccccgccccccgacCTCTGGTCCACTGAAACGGGCTTTTACAGGGTTCAAATCCTCCGAGCCTCATTTTCTTGCTCAGCAGTCCATCAGATGCGACGACGGGTCAGGATGGCCATGGAGTGGCgcgctttccagggtgtcccccagcTCTGGCCAAAGCGGCTGGGTTGTGCCCTTCACCCCGAGCGCCAGGACGCAGGCGACGAATTCAAGAAGAGAACTTTGGTTCTGGATAGCAGAGCTCAGACAGAGACTGAGCTCATGGCTTCAAACAGTACGCAGACGCAGTAGAGTAGAAAAGCTTTGAAAGaagtcacatttaaaaaaaaaccccaggaGAACCAAAGGTCATGAGATGAATCACAAACAATACAATTCATTTATAAGAAGAAGGTGAGGAGCCAAGAAGTCAGCCACAAGTATAGACTTTATTTtggaaagaaagacagacgATGGGTTTGGAGGAGTTCAGGTGCTCCAGTGTCTCAGTGCTGCTCACTTCCCAGTCCCACCGTGGACTTGTGGCGACCAGAATCACAAAATAGATTCTGAATTCACAAAAAACAGGAGCGTCTTTGAATGCTACGTGGCAGTGAAGAAACCCATCAACACAGTCGTTTCCAAACCGAGCATGTGGGGACGCACACAGGTGGCTCTCGTTCCTCTCCAAAACAAGATCAGGCCTTGAATCAAAGAGCAGGGCTCAGCCAATCGCAGCCCTGTGTGTGTCAAAACAGCGGCCTCAGCTGGACAGGCCATTGGTGGGATGGCTGAGGCAGGAAGGGCTCTCATTGGCTGATGGCTCCGAGGCTTCGGTGCCTCCATGGCAACATTGGCTCCTCATTGCTGAGGAAGGTGAAACCAGGGAGAGGGAGGCCACTTTCGACCAGACTCTGCATTATTCATCCTTTGTCCCCGAGTGGAGACGCTGGAGTGATATTTGTCTGGTGCAATAGCTGCGCCCGGCGGAGCAATAGAGAGAAAGCAGGCGAGCGCGTGGTGAGGCAGTCGCCGTGGCGTGTCCACGCgggctgtttgttgttgttttgacttgtttCCGCCAGATaacagagggagggggggggggttgaGCAGTGAGGAAAACATCCCACACGGATTAGGGTgcgaggagggagggggagaggggcGGCGGCGTGAGTGATGACGAGACGGCAACAGGCAGCCGCTGAAGCACGCGCTCAGTTGCCAGGCAACCGGCCCTTGGATACAGCGTGCTGGTTGGACCCGCCgctcctgttgttgttgttgctgctgaggGAGCAACATGGCCGACCATGTTGGAAAGTGTTGCTGGGCATATTAGGGCTCAGTGTCCCAACAAACCTGCAGACTTACAAGCAGAGAGTGGTGCCTCGCCGGATGACCCTGGCCACGGCAGCGGTCAGAGACGACATGATCAGAAGGATGATCCACAGTTTATTGGCTGTACACGCCGGCCGTTCAACTCAGGGATGGAAGAGTTGTTTTGAGGGAGAACAAAGAAGAGAAAGCCGATCAATACGCCGTGGCGCTGAGTGTGCAGCCCGCAAATAAGCACCGAGACGGCAGCGTGCGGCGCGGCGCGGCTGACAAGGTGATGGATTACCAGAGGGCCCGGTCTTTGTTTCTCCGTGGTGAGCTGCGTACgctggtgtttgtgtgaggaCACGGCAGCTCACCCACGGAGGAAGAGCAATGAGAGCACAGCGGAGAGAAGAGCACGTCGTAAGCTTGCGGCCGGACAGCAGCACGTGTGCACATCCATCACTTCAGCGTCACATCCTCCTTGCCACACTCCAGGGCCTCCAGCCTCTGGGCCAGCGACAGCACCAGCAGCTTCATCTGGGAGGGCAGAGGACACACACCACTTAGGCTGCAACACTTGAGCAAGAACGTCAGGCGGGAAACCAGCCCACAGCAGGATAGATAACTGGGAGTGAGGGTGTGTAGAGAGGAGGGTTCAGGAACAAGCGTccgtcagacagacagacagacagacaggaccGCCCCAGAGGGGGGCAGACCCCGCCAACTTCAgctgaaatattcatcttcaCATCAGATGAGGCGCACTTGAGTGCCGTCGAGCTGGACACGCGGGCAGGATTGGCTTGGACCTCAGCGCGCTCTAGGAAGACGTTTCCATTCGAATGTAGCGACTGAACAGGGCCACACGCCTCCCTCATCACTCTCAGATCCAGGGTCCCCCAGTGACCACAGCAATAAATACCATGTTATGTCTCAACAAGCAGGCAGTTTCTCCCCCGAGTCACGGCTCTCAcaaggtttctgcctcaaaGGTCAAGCCACGCATCCAAGTTCAGGTCAGGTGTTTGGCTAACGACACCGATGCGCAGGTGACTGCTGTCGCCTCACTGTGTAATACTGTGTAATACTCATGACAAAGCACAAATGAaggaaatgaacacattttccaTGGAAAAAAACCATTGAAAACAAGAGCACAAAGAGAATGAGACAAACCCCGTTGGACCCGTTCAAAATGGCTATTGAGCGTGTTGGATGCTGGAGATTGACAGCAGCACTGTACTTAACATTCCAGCTGCCACTTCAGCATCCAACAAGCGGCAGGACCCGTTTGGCCTACAGTGTCACAGAGACGAGATTTCAAAAGACAACCTGGAGGCAGGGAGGAGATTATGATTCCCGGCCTCTTCCAGCGGTGGAGGGAAAGCAGCGCGGgatcaaaacatgttttcctcCAACCGAGATTCCTCCACGTGCTTCCCAGCGCGCTCATTGTCCCCGGTGCAGGAGGCTgccagcgccctctagtggccgagCTGCGCCACAGCTCAATTGATCAGACAAAGGGTGACGAAGAACAAAACATTCACAACAAAGCCACGAGGCTTGAAAGAATTCTGGTGTCTCCAACACCTAACAGGCGGCGCGTCCAAATCGGGCCAGAGATCGTTTTCGAAGCCCTTttgtctgactttttttttgcactttctAACATCATTTCTTTGTCATGTATTGCGATATGTTGGGtgcagagcatgttacaaacactaCCTCCCTGGGGATTAATAAAGTCTTTCTGACTGTGAGAGGTTGGCGGAGCAGCATTGATGACGTCATCGACGGACGCCAACGTGTTTTTGATGACAGAATTATGACCCACCATGGTGAGGACGGGGCATGGAGGAACAAGATGAGGTCATGTCTGGTACCAGAGTCTGAGCGAAGCTTCCCAGAACAGCTCTGATGTCAGCACCAGAACCACCTGACCATCAGTATTCAAGGAGCGGCCGGAGGCCTCAGCAGCAGACGAACAAAGCGCAGGCAGCGAGGACGTCACTGTCAGTGAGGAGAAGTGACCGTCCAGTCACAGTGACCATGTCATCCGCCTGTTGGTGATGCGCCGCCAGGACTGACCACTCCAGCAGCAATGCAGAGTTCACAGTGGAAGGTGAGGACAACaggacacacacgcgcacagacacagagagagctGTTTACCTCCGTCAGGTCCTGCTCCACGCGGCTGCTGCGCTTCAGCGGGACGGGCTGCTCTCTGGCTCCCTCTGCTGTCAACACCTGCGAGGCAGAGCCCAGCACATAACTGGGAACACGTCGGGACACGGTCAGATCCGGGGCGCTAAAGCTGCCTGACCGGGACCAATCATCCAAttgatttggtttgtttttgcactGATAGTATCTGACGATGTAAAACCAGTACAACAACGATGTGAAGCACAAACATGTTGGGTTGGTTATAGGCTGAAAAACAACGATTTCAAGGGGTTAGACTGCATTTGAGTGCGGCTGCCAGACTCAGCACTGTGCTGCTCAGGTATGAGGTGGAAGGAAACGTGCACTAGAGACTAGAAATCAGAAGAAAACGACAGAACTGCTACCATTGAAATGAACAGGGCATCTGATCAATGCAGCTCGACAGATCAAGTCACATTCAAATCCAGATCCAGGCAACTCGCCTGGGTCCTGGCTGGACCCCCACAGGCAAACACCGTCTTCAGAGTGAGTGGGGCTCTGTGACGGACTACACATGCCAGTTCGACGTCACAGCTGACCTGTCGAGATTTGCCACGCTGAAGCAAAAGGCCAGTCTCTTGTGGTCCAGGTTTCGTGGTGTCGAGGTGTAAATCATGCCCAAGGAAGAACGACAGCCGCCACACGCCAGATCAAGCACGAGGCTAAAGAACAGAGAACAAATGCATACTTGAAGTAGAGCAACAAAGGCTGTGGTTTAATGACTGGATGAGAGCCAGACTGCTGTGTATCGTGGAGCCAGACGAACACGGTGATGATGAGAAACATCCGACACATGCACATGACAGAAGTTACAACTCAGTGGGTCCGTACACAACGGCAACGGCACAGGTCATAAGGAAGAATCATaatctggtgaggcttcacaTGATGCACAGGTTCAAGGACAAAGTCGCCTCGCAGCAGTGACCTCACTCCACCCTGGGTGCTAGTGATGGGACGAGCGACACTGGTGCGTCAACACTGTGCCGAGAGCTCAAGAATGAAACCCCGTATTGGTGCGTGTATTGCTTTAAGAAAGAGTCACGTGACCGACACCGGAACCGTATCGTTCGGAGGCGGCGCGTCAAAGTGTGTTTATAAGGAAACAAACTGTATCAACATGCCGTGCGTTCGTTGGATGGAGATTTGCGTGATTATGGATCGTTCTAGGAAGTTTTCCCCAGTGTGGAATCATTTGGATCTTGTGACGCCAAACAAGGTAAAGCTGTttactgtacttttttttacGGAGGCGCATTGCACTCACTTTATCAGTTTATTAAGTGAATGACCCGTGATACATATGATAGTCAGTTACATATAAAGAACCTTACGGTTGCTTTAGTCATTTTATCGCGTAATTACAAGTTCCTGATCTCGTAATTATGATGATATAGGGTGtcttttttaaagataaatTAACTTTTTATGTTATTGTAGGTGAAGTGTCGGCTCTGCTCCACAGAGCTATCTTACATCAATAAGAGCACTTCATCAATGCTGAGGCATTATGGAGCTCGACATGGAGGTTGCAGAGTCACAGAAAACCTCAAATGCAACAGCTGACTCTATAATTGAAGTGCAACGCTACCTGGCAGAAGCAAACACCCACAGAAGCCAAGACCCATTAGAGTATTGGAAATGGAACCATAAAAAAATATCCACATCTgcatcaactagccctgaaaactCTCTGCTCACCATCGTCTTCCATACCCTTCCGTAAAGGGTATTTTCTAAGGCTGGGGAGCTGGTGTCCAAGAGGAGAAATCGCCTTGGAGCAAAGACACTCCAAAAACTTTTGTTCCTCAATAAAAATTCATAAACCAAtgagttttttgtattttatttcatatgatTTAACATTTAAGTTGAGAAAAATGTGTACATAAGTTAAATATTTTAACTCTGAATTGTAACTCAAATTTGCAATGTTTTACATACCAACTCAGTTTAGcatttaaaatagtcttttattgtcatttaaaaCAGACAAGGAATTTCTTTGCCTGCAATGATTTCATAATTACTGCAGGGGTCACTATTGGGGGACCAACACAGTTTGTGTAGTGTGTCAATACACTCCTTGAGGAATCATCGTCCCATCACTACTGGGTGCAGGGACACCATGACACGACGGCTCTCTTACCAGGTGGAGCCTTTCTTCACTTCATGCATTCGAGTCTCCTTTCCGACGATGACGTTATCAGTGGCGCCTGAAATGTGAACATGGAGTCGGTCCAAAACACACGGTACACAGGGCCCGCGCGTCTTTCAGTGCAGCTCAACAGCATCTCGCTCCCAAACATTTGGCCAGTAAGACGCGAGCGGCCCTCTTACGTGTGATCCGGATCTGGTTCTCGTCGTTCTCACAGCCGTCCCAGGACAGGGAGTCGCCGACTGGTAACTTGCACGTGCCGCACAAAAACACCACCGGGGGGTCGTCAGCGTCCTCGTCTTCCGCCGGACACGGGGACTTTTCTTTCAGGGGAGAGGCGGTGAGTGAGGAGCAGTCGAAAGTGTCGTAAGTGGAGTCCGCTCTCGCCTTCTTAAACTTCTCTGTCTGCGCCATTTTCAGACGAGCGACTCGACAACTGTCTGTCACTTGAAAGTTGGCGGTTAGTTCTGTGCGCCTGCGTCCCACCATGATGACGTATTTCCGTTTCCTGTATCGCCGCCCGGCATGAAAACGCTgtccatgttgtttttttttagcgaCGTTTGGATTTATTTGAATTGGATGATTGCAAACAATCGTTTATCTGTTGCCTTTGGACGTTTGCCTACGTttttaacaaaaagaaaaaaaaaaacccgcccaaacaggaagtgatgacaaCCTCTTCCTGGCGCCAAACTTCAAGATGTAAACATTGACCGAGAAGGACGGATTTCTGCTCGGTATATTTCACGTCTTTCACCGCTGCATTCGGCGCAAGCGTTATTTGCAAACATGGGGGACAAAATCAAGAAGGTAAAGTGACGATGACGAGTGTGTCCTCTCCTCACCCCGTGCTCCGTGTGTCCGAGGCGCCTCTCCTCACCCCGTGCTCCGTGTGTCCGAGGCGCCTCTCCTCACCCCGTGCTCCGTGTGTCTGACCTCAGGTCAACGTCTGGCTGAGCTCTGTTTTGGGGGACCGGTCGACAGCCGGGTTCGAGGTGAACACCAGGACGGTGGATGTTCTGTACCAGTTGGCGGAGGCCAGTGAGGCCCGCTGCAACCAGAGCGCTCTTCTCATCGACGATCTGAAGCAGAAGACATCCGAGTATCAAGCTGAAGGTGCGTCAGTGAACTGgggattcatcccttcaccccAACTGTCCTGACTGTAGATCTTCGGATGGTGCTTGTTCCCGGCGCCTGCTTGGTTTCATTCGTTCACCAAACGACCGTGACTGACCTCCTCATGTTCCCCAACCGAAGGTGCTCACCTACAAGATGTTCTTCTACAAGGTGTGGGCCTGTCGTGCGGCAGCCTGTCCGGGGCTGCGAGCGACCACGTGGCGGCGCTGGTGGACGGCGCCATGGTGCTCGCCGTGAGAGACACTTCCCTCTGCAGGTGTGCGGTGACTGCTCCCTCTGTAAGCACACTTGAAGCTGATCTGATGtccctgtagtttccttccaGCAGTCAACCAACTCAGCAGTGGACTTCTGGAAGCAGAGAAGTCCCACCGGACTGCTGAGCGGGAGATGCGAGCTCTGAGGAAAAGGCTGGCAGCCGCGATGGTGACGCGCAGCAGCTTGCAGGAGTGAGACCCTGGGGCCAACACGCCAGTCATGCACAAGAGTGTGGGGGGAAACGAGGCTCTTCTTCTCCACCAGGGACGTCAGGAGAACGGCGCAGAACCAGTCGGTGGACAGTGCCAAAGCTGAGGACAAGCTGCTGGACATGGACTTTGTGAAAGCTAAAGCTAAAGAGCTGAGCAACCGAAGGGAACGCGCAGAAGTGAGCCCTTCCCCCAGCATGGTTTCCAGTGTTGTGCTTCCTCGTGGCGGCGGCCGGTCACTCTGCTGGCTGGCTGGCTTCAGCCCCACAGACTAAcgcttctgctgctgtcatcCTGCAGGCTAAACTTGTGTCCAGGAAGATGGACAAGTGGGTGACCCACCCGGCCGTGGTGCAGCTGTCTGAGGTGAGCTGCCTCCGTCAGCACTCTCACCCCAGCGGCCCGGCTCACGTTTCTGCTCCCCAGGAGGTGGCCACGCTGAGGCATGACGTCGCGCGGctgaagaagcagctggagcCGTACATGGACCTGAGTCCCGTAGGTTACCGATGCTGCCTCTGATTCTTGGCTGCTCTGATGCCCATGTGTTCCTGCCCCCGTCAGAGCCCGTCTCTGGCCCAGGTGAAGATAGAAGAGGCCAAAAGAGCCTTGGTGAGTGCCTCCCTCCTCACCACGCTCCCCGTCCGTCTGCTCATCCCCCGCCCCTCCCTCCGCACCTGCAGGCCGCGCTGGACTCTCAGCTGGAGGCCAACGTCCAGTTCaagtagctgctgctgctgccgccgccctGATCGCCTCTGTCCGCCTCACTGGAATAAAGACATTGGGTCTGCTGGAGCCTCTGGGTCACTCAGCGACTGGCcacagctccagctgctgtttCACCGTCTCCATCTTTTACTGGGGGACCTGTGACATGCGTGCGGGGGCTTGTTTACACTGCCTCGGGGGGACCAGTTTCTGACCACACACTATCCTcctggggaccttttgccggtccccacaggtccaaacctcaacttaaggatgaagacttcaaaacaactgagTGACTGACTCAGAGTCCTGTTCACCCATGTGTTTTGAAGGCTCAGGTTCagggggggagaggctggggaaagggtgacggccaggagaagcctcacaatgtcccccacattgcgtgtgtgtgtgtgagagagagagccagagacCCAGGAGCCCCCCACCCCCTGGGTCACCAGTGTCTGAGACTGAGACAGTCCGGGCAGCGAGTGTGTCCTCCTCGCACCACCCTCCCTtcctggctccgcctccacaggaAGCACCCACTCCTCCGTCCAGACGAACCTGGTGGTGGAATCCGCGACAGGCTGCTCACAGACATGTTGGGCTGCGTTTTATTCGGAAGGTTTTCCGGCGACACGAGTCAGAGCGGCGACACGAGTCAGAGCAGCGGCACTCGCTCAGCCGTTCCTGAGCCACAGGGTTCAACATGGCGTGGTAGGCGTTGGCGCCGCAGCTCTCCTGCACGTCACTGGGAGGGGCGAGTGTGTGCCACCCTCTTCACCGGGGTCCCCACTTGATGTCGGTGAGGCCCTGGAACTGCCTCTTCAGCGCCTGTCGATCCGACCACTGCGAGTCCAGGTAACTGTGGTCGTCGTCCGCCGCCTCCAGCTTCTGGACGGAGCAGACAACGAGACGAGTGTGAGAGTGACCTGCGGCAGCCTCTTCACCCAGCGCTCACCTTGAGTTCCTCCTGCCGTCTGTGGTACTGAAGCatcatctgcttctgctgctcctctgtgacCAGTGGCTCCCTGGCCGGCGCCCCCTGCCCTTTCTGCAGggaagagcagcagaagaggcCTCCGTCACTGGCCGCGCCACACCCCGCCTCCAGGCCGCTTTCCCCGGTGACTGGccgccatcatcatcctcctcctgctcctcatcatcctctctccttcctctcagtTGTGACGTCACCCCAACGCTCCACGTCCACACCATGTCAGTGCTGGTTTgctcccccctcctctctcgtgctcctcccactcccccactcctcctctcctctcctctcctctcctctcctctcctcctcctcctcctcctctcctctcctcctctcctctcctctcctcctcctctcctctcctctcctcctctcctctcctctcctcctcctcctctcctcctcctctctctctcctcctctcctctcctcctctcctctcctctcctcctcctcctctcctcctcctctctc is a window from the Synchiropus splendidus isolate RoL2022-P1 chromosome 17, RoL_Sspl_1.0, whole genome shotgun sequence genome containing:
- the mis18a gene encoding protein Mis18-alpha isoform X2, with amino-acid sequence MVGRRRTELTANFQVTDSCRVARLKMAQTEKFKKARADSTYDTFDCSSLTASPLKEKSPCPAEDEDADDPPVVFLCGTCKLPVGDSLSWDGCENDENQIRITRATDNVIVGKETRMHEVKKGSTCLVLDLACGGCRSSLGMIYTSTPRNLDHKRLAFCFSVANLDSYVLGSASQVLTAEGAREQPVPLKRSSRVEQDLTEMKLLVLSLAQRLEALECGKEDVTLK
- the mis18a gene encoding protein Mis18-alpha isoform X1, which gives rise to MVGRRRTELTANFQVTDSCRVARLKMAQTEKFKKARADSTYDTFDCSSLTASPLKEKSPCPAEDEDADDPPVVFLCGTCKLPVGDSLSWDGCENDENQIRITRATDNVIVGKETRMHEVKKGSTCLVLDLACGGCRSSLGMIYTSTPRNLDHKRLAFCFSVANLDSYVLGSASQVLTAEGAREQPVPLKRSSRVEQDLTEVNSSLCVCARVCPVVLTFHCELCIAAGVVSPGGASPTGG
- the haus1 gene encoding HAUS augmin-like complex subunit 1 isoform X2, whose protein sequence is MQSSQWKVNVWLSSVLGDRSTAGFEVNTRTVDVLYQLAEASEARCNQSALLIDDLKQKTSEYQAEGAHLQDVLLQGVGLSCGSLSGAASDHVAALVDGAMVLAVRDTSLCSFLPAVNQLSSGLLEAEKSHRTAEREMRALRKRLAAAMVTRSSLQEDVRRTAQNQSVDSAKAEDKLLDMDFVKAKAKELSNRRERAEAKLVSRKMDKWVTHPAVVQLSEEVATLRHDVARLKKQLEPYMDLSPSPSLAQVKIEEAKRALAALDSQLEANVQFK
- the haus1 gene encoding HAUS augmin-like complex subunit 1 isoform X1; translated protein: MGDKIKKVNVWLSSVLGDRSTAGFEVNTRTVDVLYQLAEASEARCNQSALLIDDLKQKTSEYQAEGAHLQDVLLQGVGLSCGSLSGAASDHVAALVDGAMVLAVRDTSLCSFLPAVNQLSSGLLEAEKSHRTAEREMRALRKRLAAAMVTRSSLQEDVRRTAQNQSVDSAKAEDKLLDMDFVKAKAKELSNRRERAEAKLVSRKMDKWVTHPAVVQLSEEVATLRHDVARLKKQLEPYMDLSPSPSLAQVKIEEAKRALAALDSQLEANVQFK